The following are encoded in a window of Novosphingobium sp. ZN18A2 genomic DNA:
- a CDS encoding serine hydrolase domain-containing protein, with the protein MIDDSKLLAAFESARLPGAAFAIVDRDGTRYSRATGQADVSSGRAMQEATPCQIASMTKALVSAGAMQLVEQGRIALDAPIDAVLPELADPQVLTGFDEGGQPITRPAARPLTLRHLLTHTSGFGYSFIHPEILKYYSARGMPAAGSLDTIRIPLLFDPGERWEYGVSTDWVGQAIEALTGMRLGDYLAENVFAPLGMTQTAFLPALPDDAARVHVRAKDGALAPIPVYLGGGEFDMGGGGLVSTMPDYARFIRAMLRGGELDGARVLSDATVAEMRRNQVAPLRAGYMGTAMPEMAQPFDTFPDQHTGWGLGFLLNPNPGPAGRAPNSMAWAGIFNSYYWIDPASGVGGVMMTQLSPFGDPGALGVFAELERMAYTNLR; encoded by the coding sequence ATGATCGACGACAGCAAGCTTCTCGCCGCATTCGAATCCGCCCGCTTGCCCGGCGCGGCCTTCGCCATCGTTGACCGCGACGGCACGCGCTATTCGCGCGCGACCGGACAGGCCGACGTATCGAGCGGCCGGGCGATGCAGGAAGCGACACCCTGCCAGATCGCTTCGATGACCAAGGCGCTGGTCTCGGCAGGTGCGATGCAACTGGTGGAACAGGGCCGGATCGCACTCGATGCACCGATCGATGCCGTCCTGCCGGAACTAGCCGATCCGCAGGTTCTGACGGGGTTCGACGAAGGCGGCCAGCCAATCACCCGGCCCGCCGCGCGGCCGCTTACACTGCGGCACCTGCTTACGCATACCTCGGGCTTCGGCTATTCGTTCATCCATCCCGAAATCCTGAAGTATTATTCCGCCAGGGGAATGCCAGCCGCCGGATCGCTCGATACGATCCGCATCCCGCTGCTTTTCGATCCGGGCGAGCGCTGGGAATACGGCGTGTCGACCGACTGGGTCGGCCAGGCGATAGAGGCGCTGACCGGGATGCGGCTGGGCGATTACCTTGCCGAAAACGTCTTCGCGCCGCTGGGCATGACGCAAACCGCCTTCCTGCCCGCCCTCCCCGATGATGCCGCGCGCGTCCATGTGCGCGCGAAGGACGGGGCGCTGGCACCGATCCCGGTCTATCTGGGCGGCGGCGAGTTCGACATGGGCGGCGGCGGCCTTGTTTCGACGATGCCGGACTATGCCCGGTTCATCCGCGCGATGCTGCGCGGCGGTGAGCTTGACGGCGCGCGCGTGCTTTCGGATGCGACGGTTGCCGAAATGCGGCGCAACCAGGTCGCACCGCTACGCGCCGGCTATATGGGAACCGCGATGCCGGAGATGGCCCAGCCGTTCGATACCTTCCCCGATCAGCACACCGGATGGGGCCTTGGTTTCCTGCTCAACCCCAATCCCGGCCCGGCCGGCCGCGCGCCGAACAGCATGGCATGGGCGGGCATATTCAATTCCTATTACTGGATAGACCCGGCAAGCGGGGTGGGCGGCGTGATGATGACCCAGCTTTCGCCTTTCGGCGACCCCGGAGCGCTTGGCGTGTTCGCCGAACTGGAGCGCATGGCTTATACCAACTTGCGCTGA
- the glpX gene encoding class II fructose-bisphosphatase, translating into MTIQTSTSPEASHVLDRVLVLEMVRVTEAAAIAASKLIGRGDEKAADAAAVEAMRTAFNDLYMDGTVVIGEGERDEAPMLYIGEKVGNAIGKGPKIDIALDPLEGTTITAKAGPNALAVLAIAEEGCLLNAPDVYMDKIAVGPGYPAGVIDLDKSVKENVEAVARAKGVKPDEIIVCVLDRPRHADLIAQLRDLGCGVQLIPDGDVAGVIATTDEDTTIDIYMGSGGAPEGVLAAAALRCVGGQFKGRLLFRNDDERGRAHKWGIEDLNKQYDLTDLAKGDCIFAATGVTDGSLLDGVKRLRGGLVTTESVVMRASSGTVRWIKGEHRKAG; encoded by the coding sequence GTGACCATCCAGACTTCCACCAGCCCCGAGGCCAGCCACGTCCTTGACCGCGTCCTCGTGCTAGAGATGGTCCGTGTGACCGAAGCCGCCGCCATCGCCGCATCGAAGCTGATCGGCCGCGGCGACGAAAAGGCCGCCGATGCCGCCGCTGTCGAAGCGATGCGCACCGCGTTCAACGATCTCTACATGGACGGAACCGTGGTGATCGGCGAAGGTGAGCGCGACGAGGCGCCGATGCTCTATATCGGCGAAAAGGTGGGCAACGCGATCGGCAAGGGGCCGAAGATCGACATCGCGCTCGATCCGCTGGAAGGCACCACCATCACCGCCAAGGCCGGTCCCAACGCGCTGGCCGTTCTCGCCATCGCGGAGGAAGGCTGCCTGCTGAACGCGCCTGATGTCTATATGGACAAGATCGCCGTCGGTCCGGGCTATCCCGCCGGCGTGATCGACCTGGACAAGTCGGTGAAGGAAAACGTCGAGGCGGTGGCCAGGGCGAAGGGCGTGAAGCCCGACGAGATCATCGTCTGCGTGCTCGACCGGCCGCGCCATGCCGATCTGATCGCACAACTGCGCGATCTTGGCTGCGGCGTGCAGCTGATTCCCGACGGCGATGTGGCCGGCGTGATCGCCACGACGGACGAGGATACCACGATCGATATCTACATGGGCTCTGGCGGCGCACCCGAAGGCGTGCTTGCCGCCGCCGCGCTTCGCTGCGTGGGCGGCCAGTTCAAGGGCCGCCTGCTGTTCCGCAACGACGACGAGCGTGGCCGCGCACACAAGTGGGGCATCGAAGACCTGAACAAGCAATACGACCTGACAGACCTTGCCAAGGGCGATTGCATCTTCGCGGCAACCGGCGTGACAGACGGATCGCTGCTGGACGGTGTGAAACGCCTGCGCGGCGGGCTGGTGACCACCGAAAGCGTGGTGATGCGCGCCAGTTCGGGCACCGTGCGCTGGATCAAGGGCGAACACCGCAAGGCAGGATAA
- a CDS encoding DUF2312 domain-containing protein, whose protein sequence is MADSADDRLRLLIERIERLEEEKKGIGEDIKDVYAEAKAVGYDVKIMRQIVRLRKMKPDDRREMEAILDTYKNALGIE, encoded by the coding sequence ATGGCCGATTCCGCCGACGACCGCCTGCGCCTCCTGATCGAACGTATCGAGCGCCTTGAAGAAGAGAAGAAAGGCATCGGCGAAGACATCAAGGACGTCTATGCCGAGGCCAAGGCGGTGGGATACGACGTGAAGATCATGCGCCAGATCGTCCGCCTGCGTAAGATGAAGCCCGACGACCGGCGCGAGATGGAAGCCATCCTCGATACCTACAAGAACGCGCTCGGCATCGAATAG
- a CDS encoding DUF1244 domain-containing protein has product MDTNSADPLDTLPDDVAAAAFRRLVRHLRHRHDAQNIDLMGLAGFCRNCLADWINDAGAGLDKAAAREAIHGMPMAEWKAKFQTEATPEQLARMEESLKKNGGTH; this is encoded by the coding sequence ATGGATACGAATTCAGCCGACCCGCTCGACACTTTGCCGGACGACGTGGCCGCCGCCGCCTTTCGCCGCCTGGTGCGCCACCTTCGTCATCGCCACGACGCGCAGAACATAGACCTTATGGGTCTTGCCGGATTTTGCCGCAATTGCCTGGCGGACTGGATCAACGATGCGGGTGCCGGGCTGGACAAGGCGGCCGCGCGCGAGGCGATTCACGGCATGCCGATGGCCGAATGGAAGGCGAAATTCCAGACAGAGGCGACGCCCGAGCAGCTGGCGCGGATGGAAGAAAGCCTGAAGAAGAACGGCGGCACGCACTGA